TGTGTTTCTGATCAAAACAGCTTACATGTAAATAACTGTTGACATAGAACTATGCCAGTTAGAGCACACCTCACAAGAGCAGTGCTGTGGAATGTTCTGTTGTTGAGATTGAGGCTTGGTTGTGTAGTGTAAGTGGAAAATAGATTGGGTGCTGTAACTAGAACTTAAATTTTCTTATCCTCGTTCACAAAGAATAATACAGATATAAGGCATATAAATGTCTCTGAAGTACTGGGGTCAGTGAACAAAAAACAAACCTTTTATTGATAAAGGGCAGTGATACACAAAGTAATAATACTGAAACTTTTTCTCAATGCACGTTGTTGTTACTGTAAAAATAACTGTTTCCAACTTAGTGTGGGAAGTGGTGGAAAGAAATCTTCATTCTCTAATGTTAATATTACCTTATTTTGCACTTGTCCACATTACCTATAACTAAGTGGTGGTAACTTTTTTGCTCCATGAGACACCTCAATAGTTAGGTCCATACATCTGGTCCAGCAAATCATTTGTTCCAATCATATCACTGCAGTAAGTTTACACGGCAAGTTTAttgtacagagatatttatttagaGCTGTATACTGTCAAAACTTAATCATAGTCAGCAGTTGGTTTTACCTGTCTAACAATTGCCCTGCCTTGCCTAGAAATAGCTAAGATTGTCCCCAAACATAATTTATTATGACAGTGTTGCTGACATCTTTGTGCCAGACACACAGTGTGGTCAGTTAATTTTGTCTCTTTAAGGGCAAAATCAGCAGCTTGCCATATACAGGAGCTAGACTTGAATATGTCACTGTAATCTTGTTGATTTTGTGAACTTAACTGTTTCCAGAATCTGCTGAACATACGAACATATTGTTTGTTACAGATTGTGCATCACTTACTTGATGAGCGACAGGAAAATAAAGGTAGTGGAGATGCATCTGTTGCTGTAGTGGAGAGCTTAAAAGAATTCATTTGGACACTGGATAAAGAGGAGGAACACATTGCCTTGTTAAAAAAGTTTATTGAGCGACAGAACTCTTTGAGGCCAATATTCAGGCCTATGATGCGTATCGACAGAAAGGAGTCGGCGAAGGCATCTGCACTTCGTAGGGCTCTGGCGCAGGCTGGTGTAAACTACGAAGATCTTTCAGCCGCACATTCCAAAGATGGAAGTAATGGTATAAATGAATTGATAACATCAAAAGTAACTAATATTAAGCCCAATGAACTGGAAGAATTGAAGAAAATTGTGAATGGACATTTTAATCCTGAATCTAAGAAGAAATCTGATGAAACACCCCAGAAAGTTGTCCCTGAAAAATCAGTCTCTGAAGGTGCAAGTGCATCAAGTACACCTGATACAAATAACTCTCCAGTGAAGGAGCCGAGCACTGGTGCTAATAATACTTCTGCTACTGCCTCGTCTCAGAGCAATGACACCTCACCTCAGAAAAGTGTTAATACTGGTGCATCCTCTCCAGCTACTCCGGAATCAAACTAATAGTAGTAATGAGACATCTAATGAGTGCCTTACTTTCCAGAGATGTTTTGTTTACCAGAAATGCATCATTTATGCCAGTGTTGCCTTAATCAGTTAAATTGTTAGGTCTCTATTAAAGTATTTAGTTAAGAGAACATTAATTTGTCAGAAGAATAATTTGCTTTGATCTTGGTGGAATGAGAAGTAAGATtcatcatttatattttattttcaatctcAAATACAGATGAATTAAGTTTGCTACAGTTCTGCTAGACCGTTCATTGATTCACTGATTTAAATGAAGTACTCACTGTGTACTGTAAACGCCAGGAAATGGTTTTTTCTTCAGATCTCATTGTAAAAACTGTTAAATAAaagcaatatgtacatatgtactaaggaaattttttatttaatgttaattttcatattatttataaatatataaagCTTTAAGTTTCTGCTGCCTTTAGTGTTTATCAGAAATATACAGAGACCTTCAAATTGGATGCGTATTCTGAAAGCTTGTTACTGAGATTGTCACCAAACTCCTGTACATTAAAGCAGAGGTATTAGTTTTAATGTATAACTTTTGTAGCAATTGCTTTTCAATTATATAACATGCATCACACAGCAGTATTTGTTTTTTAAACCCTGTCACTAAATGTGGAGTCCAACTTTTCAGTGAAGATCAACTAGTTCTTCAGTTTCACAAATTTCTTGTGGTGTAAATTTTCATTCGTGTTGACAAATAAGGTATAGATTTTTGGAAAATTGCCAGATGCATGACAGtccattaaattaaatatttgcccAAAGGCATGAATGTAGTTTTTTTGGGGGGGCTTGCCAAATTCCATTACAAATGTTTTTCCTTTTAGTGAATCAATAAGTAAACAATAAGCTACTATTCAGGCACAAAAGTATACAGAATGGTGTTAGATAGTGAACACACATCAGCTGAGTAAAACTTACATGCACCCAAAAACCTGAATGTGCTCTCAAGATTCAGGTCTTAGTCCTTATCCAAAACAGTACACAAATGCAATAATGCCACAAATATGTGCAACAGTAAGAACAGTGACAACTTGTTTGCAGTAACATAACCCTTGCGGTATTGGGAAGTTTCAATGCTACAGATATTGTGTGCTGACAAGGAAACCTTCCCCATTGCAGCCTctgatttaatggtaagatgggcCAGTGTATAGCCCATAAACACACCATGCATGAAGACAGGCAGGTGTACTGAACCATGAAAAAAAGCTAAATAGAAACGATGAATGGTCCAAGCACAAGTGCAACATTCAGTTAAATGTAAGAACCATAGCATCGTGATTAAGTGGTCACGGTTTTAGACTGCAAAGTAGGCAAGCTGGGTTCTGAACACCTTTTCTGTgtcttttctgtttttcttcacAGCTTTATGTACTGTCTGGTCACTGAAATGTGTGTTCTTTCTGTGGTCTTGGTAGTTCATACTATACATTGGCTATAGAATGTCATGTAAGAACACAttaccgttgcaagtaaatgtgatgaatagtgagaccaGGTAAGATACCACATGGAAGTCTCATAGAATTGAAAACATAAATGGATGTCAGCTACAAATAAATGGAGgtgaactatattacaacaaagGAAATGTCAAAACGTCTGAAAtggaatgcaacttcaaaaatgttaaacataaacgatttgacagagcactgataaacTGTGATGGTGAAATTGTTTATTTGTTGCAACTTATGTggcaattttcattatttgtgcgaGTGCTGACATTCACATTCGTACGAATACCTAAATCGGTGAAGGGGGGATATATCTCTCGTCAGCATTGATGGATACAATAAAACCTTAAGGGAGgggtgctaaagatatcttgagctaccatTACCCTAACCGTAATTAAAAATAAGTCTCGTGCAGAGTTTAAGAAAGTTCTATTTAAACTGACATTGAATGTTCTCTGTACAAAAAAAGTGTAATATTTGCGACTTCTATCAAATAAATGAGACGGAGTAACATATCAAAATCACTAGAATGGCTGCGACTTCTTGTAGGTGTATGTTAGATATGTGCCTGACAGAAACGCGCAATACCATGACGCAGATGTTTGAGCTACTTTGGAAAGTACAAAAACTCAATTCAGTTAAGtcactgatgaaagaaatgaacaaataGTGTGTGGGCTGACTGGTAGGGGCAGTGCGGGTGGCTCtgcaagggggaagggggggggggggggtggtgtgtGCACGTGATGTGAGTACACAGTTTAATGCTATTGGGTCGTTACAGTGGGGTAACACTTGTATGCAGAGACAATGACATGAGTttactttattattgttatttatttaaaccatgctttatcttgTATAAAGTCTGcttgttttattgttgtttaaaATGATTTTGCTCATACATCTTTACTGTGGTAGCATAAgacaacttttttttgtgtgtgtacagaGTGCTCGTGTTATGAAAATCGTGTGCCCTCtcaattataaaattaaaaaacaaaaaagatgaaTTGGGCATTTTAGCCACGTTGTCAGTTTGGAGGAATTACTCTTCTGTTCGTAAGAATACCACAGTGAGCCTCATACTAGTGTGTTGCCCTAGAGCTCTGCTACCTGTGTTATTTGTGGGGAACTGCACAATGACTCTGTAAGATTAAGTGCTAAGTTTATTTTAAACCACTTGGAAGCCTATTCCGTTATTCTTGTGATTGTGTTTAGGCTTTAACCCCAGTAAGAAATTTACAAGTAGGAACTGCTACATAAATTATAACACTTTAAACGttgaaattttgatttatttagTATTAGTTTAGGTTTGTTACcacatggcaaaaaaaaaaaaaaaaaaaaaaaaaaattccaatgatATGAGGCAtcaatgataaaaaaaaatcagtcttgCTTGCAGTGAAATATAAAATCACTTTGCGTTTCACACACTTTACTGTGACTAGCCAATAGCATGATGGAACCTTGGTCCATCCTTACATATACACAATAGGCAAATGTTTGAATGTGTCTTTTTCATCCAGTACAGCAGTTGGCCCTTTCTTCCCTTTTTAATATAGGAGCTCTCAATAGAGCTACTTCTAGCACTTGCTTGATTTCTTGCCTCACTTTTCCCTGAGAACAGCAAGCCTCTATGTCTCTACATGTGGCCTTCTGGAACTCTGTATTCTACTTGAGAGTGCTTCTcctctgtcaaaaaacaaagcatTCAGTAATCAGATCAACTACATGAGAAAATATTCCATGGTACAACTTTTTTAAATGTATCCAGATCCTGTAATAGGCTACTACTGAATCAACAGGATCTGCACTTCTATGAACCCCGATTATATTGTTCAACTGCCTAGGGGTAAGCCACTTTGAATTCTGCAACTTTGTGCAATAAATTTCCACATCAGTCATTAGGTTTGCTTTCTAAAATTTCTGAACAATGTCACAGATCTGTTCTCACGCTGCTTTATAGCAGAATAATGTAAATTTCTCGTGGAACAGTCAAACTTTCACAATCCATCCTGATTCGTTTTTCCTCTAGTTCAATTTATAAATCTAATCTACACAACcagttgtcaaaaaatattttacaatttttgaaaAGTCGCTTGTGTGCATTAATGTTCTCAAAATATCCCTGACCTAATGACTTATGACCTCATATAGTTAATTTGGTACAACTGATGTGTGCTGGCAAAGTATACAATGCTGATTTATGTAAGTCTTTTAGTAGTTTCCTGCTACTGTTATGAAAGTATTCTCTAATTATCAACAGTTATGAAAAGAGTGGATTGCTAAAAAAAAATTGACTTAGCCAGAGCGGCCGGAGATAGCAGCCATGTGTtgatgaggtgtgcctgcttgtgtgaatatgttcctcctcctccttcgtcttttgtcttcttcttttgttttcctAAAGAAGGCTTTGCCTGAAAGCTCAGTGTTTAACAGTCTTCTCACAGCACCCGTCGGTAAATTATCATCTTTACAGATATAGAAATCTATCGTTTTCATCATTGTTGATATTTCAGTCTGGACTTTCCGTTAGTCTCCAGTtaataaactcaaaacattttctgttgatgttgtttgggggggggggggggggggggcgggggagcagGCTGTTCTCCCAAAACTGCTGTCATTTGTATTTCTAAACCTATTACTTTAGTACAACACTCAGGTGTTCAATGCAATGCTTTATTAGAACTGTGGCCCAGGACACTGCTGTTTATGAATATAGCAACTCTCCGTTTCGTAATATTATGAGCACAGTAATAATATTAACTTGTATCCAGCTGAGTCGTGCATTTGGTTTAAAAATGATAGTTGTGTCTTCACTACCTTGGGCTTCCTTTACTATTTCAGACAACCCACTGCATGACTACTTACTGGAAGAATCTTGGTCTGTTTTAACTAGGATAACTGCTAATAATCAAAACTTTTACCTTTTTTGTCAAAATGTTCCCAAACTTCTCAGGCTGTCTGCACACTTTTGTGCACGGTATTCAGAGTTGCCAATCTATTGGAGACACTGTCAATCATTTTTTGCTACTGTGTGACAGTTTCCTCACTTGTCCATAATGATTTTTTGCTGGTAAAGTTTATACAGGATCACAGAGGATTAGCTTcttaaattaaaagcaaaa
This DNA window, taken from Schistocerca piceifrons isolate TAMUIC-IGC-003096 chromosome 4, iqSchPice1.1, whole genome shotgun sequence, encodes the following:
- the LOC124794969 gene encoding maternal protein exuperantia, which codes for MVSTTVTENGTESGKTVDLSAGGEYRLIGWDVDATGRTLIDEICQVAAYTPTDKFSQYIMPFGDLNPASRSRHNMAVVTIGRYRMLKDIKAGKVLKTKSEISALTDFVHWLEQISGKTKQSLILVSHENQKLASSLLLEALRKYNLLDRFCAVVKGFVNGFSVAEVKCAKTVKAFTLRTLSRVLLDKEEDLSSAVDRARLAYQIVHHLLDERQENKGSGDASVAVVESLKEFIWTLDKEEEHIALLKKFIERQNSLRPIFRPMMRIDRKESAKASALRRALAQAGVNYEDLSAAHSKDGSNGINELITSKVTNIKPNELEELKKIVNGHFNPESKKKSDETPQKVVPEKSVSEGASASSTPDTNNSPVKEPSTGANNTSATASSQSNDTSPQKSVNTGASSPATPESN